One window of the Passer domesticus isolate bPasDom1 chromosome 14, bPasDom1.hap1, whole genome shotgun sequence genome contains the following:
- the MCEE gene encoding methylmalonyl-CoA epimerase, mitochondrial isoform X2 has product MAAVLRRGAAGLLGRLQTSAPTVRTLSSSKSFSQNIPSCLWKLGRLNHVAIAVPDLEKAQSLYKDVLGAQVSETVALPEHGVYTVFVELGNTKLELLHPLGEKSPIASFLQKNKTGGMHHICIEVDDIKAAMTELKKKKIRILSEEPKIGAHGKPVIFLHPKDCHGVLVELEQA; this is encoded by the exons ATGGCGGCGGTGCTGCGGCGCGGAGCGGCCG gGCTTCTTGGCAGATTGCAGACTTCTGCTCCCACAGTACGAACTCTGTCGTCATCAAAGTCCTTCTCACAAAACATTCCAAGCTGTTTGTGGAAACTGGGCCGACTTAATCACGTGGCAATTGCAGTGCCTGACTTGGAGAAAGCTCAGTCCTTGTACAAAGATGTGTTAGGAGCCCAGGTGAGTGAGACTGTTGCTCTTCCTGAGCATGGTGTCTACACTGTTTTTGTGGAGCTGGGAAACACCAAGCTGGAACTTCTACATCCTTTAGGAGAGAAAAGTCCCATTGCAAGCTTCCTGCAAAAAAACAAGACTGGAGGAATGCATCATATCTGCATTGAG GTTGATGACATAAAAGCAGCTATGAcagagctgaagaaaaaaaagatacgAATATTGAGTGAAGAGCCAAAAATAGGTGCACATGGCAAACCTGTGATTTTTCTTCACCCTAAAGATTGCCATGGAGTCCTTGTGGAACTCGAGCAAGCTTGA
- the MCEE gene encoding methylmalonyl-CoA epimerase, mitochondrial isoform X1 has translation MASRAVSGTVRPAGQGSDSSPVLCTGLLGRLQTSAPTVRTLSSSKSFSQNIPSCLWKLGRLNHVAIAVPDLEKAQSLYKDVLGAQVSETVALPEHGVYTVFVELGNTKLELLHPLGEKSPIASFLQKNKTGGMHHICIEVDDIKAAMTELKKKKIRILSEEPKIGAHGKPVIFLHPKDCHGVLVELEQA, from the exons ATGGCATCCCGGGCTGTATCAGGAACAGTGAGGCCAGCAGGCCAGGgaagtgattcttcccctgtactctgCACTG gGCTTCTTGGCAGATTGCAGACTTCTGCTCCCACAGTACGAACTCTGTCGTCATCAAAGTCCTTCTCACAAAACATTCCAAGCTGTTTGTGGAAACTGGGCCGACTTAATCACGTGGCAATTGCAGTGCCTGACTTGGAGAAAGCTCAGTCCTTGTACAAAGATGTGTTAGGAGCCCAGGTGAGTGAGACTGTTGCTCTTCCTGAGCATGGTGTCTACACTGTTTTTGTGGAGCTGGGAAACACCAAGCTGGAACTTCTACATCCTTTAGGAGAGAAAAGTCCCATTGCAAGCTTCCTGCAAAAAAACAAGACTGGAGGAATGCATCATATCTGCATTGAG GTTGATGACATAAAAGCAGCTATGAcagagctgaagaaaaaaaagatacgAATATTGAGTGAAGAGCCAAAAATAGGTGCACATGGCAAACCTGTGATTTTTCTTCACCCTAAAGATTGCCATGGAGTCCTTGTGGAACTCGAGCAAGCTTGA